A genome region from Acidobacteriota bacterium includes the following:
- a CDS encoding DUF6065 family protein: MSITLFPITDQKQDPGWHLEPGKPSRGWLSSHAYRCDPLLDANRSVQSIVLDAAIDAEWNGGPEQNDVVVHSGPASPKFGLGSITFGQPWIWRTPRDRALLLGPVPNAEIGPWRMMDAWIDSSKLWYPWFPTLRLLQPGRHLIPEGSVIGSVREVIAWRGAPETAEEIPDEAARVRQTRLGAVRTQLNAAGDPGNLQWRQMAKRKTSIRREGPWRDVLTARRWLAPAVCERLISEFTPSDSKWRDNVDLWWPDLDSWPDVADALDDIGDAIEAATHLPVKISNPHVVKWGPGESMPVHIDVGGRNEFPNRRWASVIYLKTLDSGDTLFPQYDLRIRPKQGKMVAWPGGHTPHEVEPADKERYTLICWWGPA; this comes from the coding sequence TTGAGCATCACTCTCTTTCCGATAACGGACCAGAAACAGGATCCTGGCTGGCATCTCGAGCCGGGCAAACCTTCGCGTGGCTGGCTAAGTTCTCACGCCTACCGGTGCGACCCGCTGCTTGACGCCAACCGCAGCGTTCAGTCCATCGTCCTCGACGCGGCGATTGACGCCGAGTGGAATGGGGGACCGGAGCAGAACGATGTCGTCGTTCACAGCGGGCCAGCCAGCCCGAAGTTCGGCCTCGGATCAATCACCTTCGGCCAGCCGTGGATCTGGAGAACCCCTCGAGACCGTGCGTTACTGCTCGGACCCGTCCCAAACGCCGAGATTGGACCCTGGCGCATGATGGACGCTTGGATCGATTCGTCGAAGCTCTGGTATCCGTGGTTTCCGACGCTAAGGCTCCTCCAGCCGGGACGTCACCTGATACCCGAAGGCAGCGTGATCGGCTCCGTACGGGAAGTGATCGCATGGCGCGGTGCCCCCGAAACTGCTGAAGAGATTCCAGACGAAGCCGCTCGCGTTCGACAAACCCGCCTCGGAGCTGTGCGAACTCAGCTTAACGCCGCTGGCGATCCGGGGAACCTCCAGTGGCGGCAAATGGCGAAGCGAAAGACATCGATCCGCCGCGAGGGACCTTGGCGCGATGTCCTGACCGCGCGCCGGTGGCTGGCCCCCGCTGTCTGCGAGAGGCTGATCTCAGAGTTCACCCCGTCCGACTCTAAATGGCGCGACAATGTGGATCTCTGGTGGCCGGATCTGGACAGCTGGCCAGACGTCGCCGATGCCCTCGACGACATCGGTGACGCAATCGAGGCCGCGACCCACCTTCCTGTCAAGATCAGCAACCCTCATGTCGTCAAGTGGGGTCCGGGCGAGTCGATGCCGGTGCACATCGACGTGGGCGGGCGGAACGAGTTCCCGAACCGTCGATGGGCATCTGTTATCTACCTCAAGACCCTGGATAGCGGCGATACCCTGTTCCCGCAGTACGACCTACGAATTCGGCCGAAACAGGGCAAGATGGTGGCTTGGCCGGGCGGGCATACGCCGCATGAGGTCGAGCCGGCGGACAAGGAACGCTACACACTGATCTGTTGGTGGGGTCCGGCCTGA
- a CDS encoding IS1634 family transposase, producing the protein MYIDTVPNRNSRPAILLREGWREGKRVRKRAIANLTNWPPEKIKGLRLVLKNVPVVHPDELFVIERSLPHGHVEVVLQAIRRLRLSSLIDPKPSRQRNLDLALIVQRLLQPASKLATTRLWHTTTLASELSLEDADSDDLYEAMDWLLQRQGRIEKKLAHRHLAERDHVLYDLSSSYYEGQTSSLVRYGHSRDGKRGRPIIVYGVMADRAGCPVAVQAYPGNTGDPVTVPDQVETLRQRFGFKRAVLVGDRGLLTETRIRDLKRHPAIRQLVETQAVQLSLFDERHLAEIRARAYPGERLVVCHNPMLAEYRRRKREDLLAATEEKLAKIAREVARRTKTPLLAPQIAEKVGRIKNRYKVAKHFELEIEDGRFKYSRRTVAITREAQLDGFYILRTSEPDDRLPTAEVVRNYKNLTNVERAFRSLKTVDLQIRPIRHRTETRIRSHLFLCLLSYYV; encoded by the coding sequence ATGTACATCGACACCGTCCCCAACCGAAACTCCCGCCCCGCCATCCTCCTGCGGGAGGGCTGGCGCGAAGGTAAACGCGTCCGAAAACGCGCCATCGCCAACCTCACCAACTGGCCTCCGGAAAAAATCAAGGGTCTCCGGCTCGTCCTCAAGAACGTCCCCGTGGTGCATCCGGACGAGCTCTTCGTCATCGAACGCTCCCTCCCCCATGGCCATGTCGAAGTCGTGCTCCAGGCCATCCGACGCCTCCGGCTCTCCTCTCTGATCGATCCCAAGCCCTCTCGGCAGCGCAACCTGGACCTGGCCCTGATCGTTCAGCGCTTGCTGCAGCCCGCCTCCAAGCTCGCCACGACCCGGCTCTGGCACACCACCACCCTGGCCTCGGAACTCTCCCTGGAGGACGCTGATTCCGACGACCTGTATGAGGCCATGGACTGGTTGCTTCAACGCCAAGGGCGTATCGAGAAGAAGCTGGCCCACCGGCACTTGGCCGAAAGGGACCACGTCCTTTACGACCTTTCCAGCAGCTACTACGAGGGCCAGACCTCTTCGCTGGTGCGCTACGGCCACAGCCGCGACGGCAAGCGGGGCCGGCCCATCATCGTCTACGGGGTGATGGCGGATCGGGCGGGCTGTCCGGTGGCCGTGCAAGCCTATCCGGGCAACACGGGGGATCCGGTCACGGTGCCCGACCAGGTGGAGACCTTGCGCCAGCGCTTCGGGTTCAAGCGAGCGGTGCTGGTGGGAGACCGGGGCCTGTTGACCGAGACCCGGATCCGGGATCTGAAGCGGCATCCGGCGATCCGCCAACTGGTGGAGACTCAAGCGGTTCAGCTCTCGCTCTTTGACGAACGTCACTTGGCGGAGATCCGCGCCCGAGCCTATCCGGGGGAACGGCTTGTGGTCTGCCACAACCCGATGCTGGCGGAGTATCGGCGGCGCAAGCGGGAGGATCTGTTGGCGGCCACGGAAGAAAAGTTGGCCAAGATCGCCCGGGAGGTGGCGCGGCGGACGAAGACTCCGTTGCTGGCGCCTCAGATCGCCGAGAAGGTGGGTCGCATCAAGAACCGGTACAAGGTGGCCAAGCACTTCGAACTGGAGATCGAAGACGGGCGCTTCAAGTACTCGCGGCGGACCGTAGCCATCACCCGCGAAGCGCAACTGGACGGCTTTTACATCTTGCGCACCAGCGAACCCGATGATCGGTTGCCGACGGCCGAGGTGGTGCGCAACTACAAGAACCTGACGAACGTCGAGCGGGCCTTCCGCTCTCTGAAGACGGTGGACTTGCAGATCCGCCCGATCCGACACCGGACGGAGACGCGGATCCGGTCGCATCTGTTCCTGTGTCTGCTGTCTTATTACGTGTAG